In the genome of Roseovarius sp. Pro17, the window CGCGCGAGGAAGGCATCTTTGATCTTATTTGCGATAACCAGCCGCGAGCCAGCCACACAGCTTTGCCCAGTGGCCGCGAAAATGCCCGACACCTGCGCGTTTACCGCGCTTTCGATATCCGCGTCGTCAAACACGATGAACGGGGATTTTCCGCCTAGTTCCAGCGATGTCGAAGCAAGGTTTTCCGCCGAATTGCGCACGATGTGACGCGCGGTTTCAGGCCCGCCGGTGAACGCGACATGGCTCACCTTTGGGTGGCTGGTCAGAACGGCGCCACATTCCCGGCCAAAGCCGGTGATCACGTTCAGCACGCCGGGCGGGAACCCGGCCTGATCAAATATCCGCGCAAATTCCAGCATCGGCGCCGGCCCCTCTTCCGAGGCCTTCAGCACCATTGTACACCCCGCCGCCAGCGCCGGTCCGATCTTGACCGCGGATAGGAACAATTGCGAGTTCCAGGGAACGACTGCTGCGACAACGCCGATAGGCTCGCGGCGCAGCCAGACCTCCATGTCCGGCTTGTCGATCGGCAAATGCGCCCCTTCGATCTTGTCTGCCAAACCGGCGTAATAGCGATAATACTCGGCCACGTAGGCAATCTGCGCCGTGGTTTCGCGAATGATCTTACCGGTATCGCGCGTCTCCAGCTTGGCCAGAGACTGCGCGTTTTCGGCAATCAGGTCAGCCAGCCGCAGCAGCAGTTTTCCACGCGCAGAGGCCGTTATTCCCGCCCAGACGGGCGCGTAAAACGCGGCGTGCGCGGCGTCGACAGCCGCGTTGACGTCATCGCTGCGCGCCTCGGGCATCATGGCCCAGATCCGGCCTGTTGCGGGATCGCGGCTCTCAAATTGGGCGGAGCCGTCCGAAAACACGCCGCCGATATACTGCTGAAACTGCTGCATACTCTATCCTTCAGGCGAACGCTGGCATGACGTCTTTGATGAACCGCTCCAGCGAAGCCTTCTTGCGCTCAAAGCTCATGCCGCTGTCGATCCAGAATGAATATTCATCATATCCCATTTCGGCGTAAGTCTTGATCCTGGCAATCGCATCACCCGCCGTGGCGATGACGTTGTCGCGCAGCATGGCCTCGGCGGAATAGAACGGATGGTTCGCGATCTCCTCGTCACTCAGCCGCTCAATCAGCCCTTGCGAGACGGGGCGTTCGTTTTTGAACCACGCCCCAAAATAGCAGTAGAAACGGTTGATTTCCTCTGCCGCCATTTGGGCATCCGCCACGTCCTCCGCAATGTAGGTATGATTGAGCAGCATGATCTTGGGGCGGGGCGCATCGGGGAACTTTGCGCAGGCGGCATTGAACGCATTCATCAGCTTGGTGATCTCGGCGTCCCCCTGCCAGAGTGGCGTCACCTGCACATGACAGCCATTCGAGACCGCGAATTCAAAGCTGTTGGGATCCCGCGCGGCGACCCAGATCGGTGGGCCGTCCTCTTGCACAGGTTTCGGGGACGAGGTCGTGGCCGGAAAGGAATGATATGTGCCCTGCTGGGCGTAATCACCTTTCCACAGGCCTTGCAGCGCGGGCACCACCTCGCGCATGCGTTGGCCGGCCTCCCAGGCATCCATACCCGGCATCATCCGCTCATATTCATAGCTATAGGCACCGCGCGCGATGCCGAGGTCCAGACGTCCATCGACAATCATGTCTGTCATCGCGGCCTCACCCGCCAGGCGGATCGGGTGCCAAAATGGTGCTACAATCGTACCGGTGCCCAGACGCACATTTTTCGTCTGCCGCGCGAGGTCGATGAGGTTCAGGAAAGGGTTCGGCGCAATGGTGAAATTCATACCGTGATGCTCGCCGGTCCAAACGGCATGCATTCCGCCATCATCAGCGATTTTGGCAAGCGCGATAAAATCGTCGTAGAGTTGTTTTTGATCCTGATCCGGGGATGTGCGTTCCATATGGACGAATAGCGAAAACCGCATGTGATGAACTCCCTCAGGCCACTGGGCGGACTTCGCCGCTGTTTTGATCGCCGTAGTAGATGCCATAATGCCCATGCTCGGATTCGGCGGCGAACCGTTCCAGCATCGTGTGAATGGCCGGGTCGGACACCTTGGCCAGCACCGATCCTGTCAGGGGGACAAAGGCCCCGGTGCTTGGCGCGCCTCCTGAAGTTTGGCAAAGGAACGAGATATGCTGGCGCTTGCGAGCCACATCCTCGAAAACCGAATAGACAAAGCCCGGCTGCGCATGCAGGCCGGTCGTCGCGATCAGCTTTTTCACGGCGGTCGATGCGCCTTCATCCTGAACGACACGTTCCGGGAGGGTCAGACCGCCATCGCCGTCGTCGACCAGCAGGATATGGCCGTCCTTCTCGATCAGCGCCGATACAATCAGGTTGGCGCTGTGGGCCAAGGCATGCGTGGCCGTCGACGGCGTGACATAAGCCCCGCGCGCATAGCCCAGACCGGGCGTTGCAGTGCTGTCGAACGCCTCTACCCGTCCGATGAGGATCACATGATCCCCGGCCTCAACCGTCTTGTGCATACTGCAATCGAACCACCCGCAGGCGCCGTCCAGAATCGGCGATCCGTTGGGACCGTCGTGCCAGTCGATCGTTGCAAAACGGTCCTCGACCGGGCGGGCGAAGGTGTTGGAAATCTCGATCTGCGTTTCCGCAAGGATGTTGATGGCAAAGCCGCTTGC includes:
- a CDS encoding aldehyde dehydrogenase; translated protein: MQQFQQYIGGVFSDGSAQFESRDPATGRIWAMMPEARSDDVNAAVDAAHAAFYAPVWAGITASARGKLLLRLADLIAENAQSLAKLETRDTGKIIRETTAQIAYVAEYYRYYAGLADKIEGAHLPIDKPDMEVWLRREPIGVVAAVVPWNSQLFLSAVKIGPALAAGCTMVLKASEEGPAPMLEFARIFDQAGFPPGVLNVITGFGRECGAVLTSHPKVSHVAFTGGPETARHIVRNSAENLASTSLELGGKSPFIVFDDADIESAVNAQVSGIFAATGQSCVAGSRLVIANKIKDAFLARLKEKAEAVVIGAPDDVATEVGPLCTAGQVDTAIDLIKRSEAAGATLITGGRPLAREGNYFPPTIIDCSDAPDATCLTNEFFGPVLSVLGFDTEEEALQIANDTAFGLASGVFTNDLTRAHRMIRGLRAGIVWVNTYRAVSPIAPFGGHGLSGHGREGGIQAALDYTKTKAVWLRTSDAPIPDPFVMR
- a CDS encoding LLM class flavin-dependent oxidoreductase; translation: MRFSLFVHMERTSPDQDQKQLYDDFIALAKIADDGGMHAVWTGEHHGMNFTIAPNPFLNLIDLARQTKNVRLGTGTIVAPFWHPIRLAGEAAMTDMIVDGRLDLGIARGAYSYEYERMMPGMDAWEAGQRMREVVPALQGLWKGDYAQQGTYHSFPATTSSPKPVQEDGPPIWVAARDPNSFEFAVSNGCHVQVTPLWQGDAEITKLMNAFNAACAKFPDAPRPKIMLLNHTYIAEDVADAQMAAEEINRFYCYFGAWFKNERPVSQGLIERLSDEEIANHPFYSAEAMLRDNVIATAGDAIARIKTYAEMGYDEYSFWIDSGMSFERKKASLERFIKDVMPAFA
- a CDS encoding flavin reductase; this translates as MTPLDSRMLRNAFGTFVTGVTVVTAYDGEGAPLGFTANSFTSVSLDPPLVLVCLANSSRNYDALINASGFAINILAETQIEISNTFARPVEDRFATIDWHDGPNGSPILDGACGWFDCSMHKTVEAGDHVILIGRVEAFDSTATPGLGYARGAYVTPSTATHALAHSANLIVSALIEKDGHILLVDDGDGGLTLPERVVQDEGASTAVKKLIATTGLHAQPGFVYSVFEDVARKRQHISFLCQTSGGAPSTGAFVPLTGSVLAKVSDPAIHTMLERFAAESEHGHYGIYYGDQNSGEVRPVA